One Planctomycetota bacterium DNA segment encodes these proteins:
- a CDS encoding bifunctional folylpolyglutamate synthase/dihydrofolate synthase: MPSRTTKRQSTSSTSRARSVGPARRTTKKKATGVKTASVKAKSAAADAPSSAAGSAITNYSTALRWLYDHTDYERMRLVRYNTTTFNLNRMHRLLKALGNPHKSLKFVHIAGTKGKGSTVAMLANMLQASGYTIGTYTSPHLIDLRERIAINGQMISHNDLTELFKLVKSKARQFANDPPTFFEIMTAVGIRHFADQAVDLAILETGLGGRLDSTNVVTPLICGITQISIDHTNILGKTLTEIASEKAGIIKKNIPIVTCEQTPAAMKVFKTAAEEVGAPLIVTGKDIEFSYRFESNRELGPHTRVCLTTPTATYDHLPVPLKGEHQALNCSIAIAILDKLREKGFKTTDEKITAGLAATRLPGRMEQVWEEPRILLDGAHNAASIAALIKSIGAHVPYDSLVMIFGCGEDKDIRGMLEQINLGADKVIFTRAKSNPRAVEPRELMQRFNEVSGKMSQTAKTLEDAFNLAARAVGREDLICVTGSFYLVGEAKKYLAELAAKRGKTPTGA, from the coding sequence ATGCCTTCTCGCACAACCAAACGTCAAAGCACATCTTCGACCTCCCGTGCGCGTTCCGTCGGCCCAGCCCGGCGGACCACCAAAAAGAAGGCCACCGGCGTCAAAACCGCCTCCGTCAAAGCCAAGTCCGCCGCCGCCGACGCCCCCAGCTCAGCCGCCGGCTCCGCCATCACCAATTACTCCACCGCCCTCCGCTGGCTCTACGACCATACCGACTACGAGCGCATGCGCCTCGTCCGATACAACACCACGACCTTCAATCTCAACCGCATGCACCGGCTTCTCAAAGCCCTCGGCAATCCCCACAAGTCCCTCAAGTTCGTCCACATCGCCGGCACCAAGGGCAAGGGTTCCACCGTCGCCATGCTCGCCAACATGCTTCAGGCCAGCGGCTACACCATCGGAACCTACACCAGCCCTCATCTCATCGACCTCCGCGAACGCATCGCCATCAATGGCCAGATGATCTCCCACAACGACCTCACCGAGCTCTTCAAGCTCGTCAAGTCCAAGGCCCGGCAGTTCGCCAATGATCCGCCGACCTTCTTCGAGATCATGACCGCCGTCGGCATCCGCCACTTCGCCGATCAGGCCGTCGATCTGGCCATTCTCGAAACCGGACTCGGCGGCCGACTCGACTCGACCAATGTGGTGACCCCGCTCATCTGCGGCATCACGCAGATCAGCATCGATCACACCAACATCCTCGGCAAGACCCTGACCGAAATCGCCTCCGAAAAAGCCGGGATCATCAAGAAGAACATCCCCATCGTCACCTGCGAGCAGACCCCCGCTGCGATGAAGGTCTTCAAGACCGCCGCCGAGGAAGTCGGCGCCCCGCTGATCGTGACCGGCAAGGACATCGAGTTTTCCTACCGCTTCGAGTCCAACCGCGAGCTCGGCCCGCACACGCGCGTCTGCCTCACCACGCCGACCGCCACTTATGACCACCTGCCCGTCCCCTTGAAGGGCGAGCATCAGGCGCTCAACTGCTCCATCGCCATCGCCATTCTCGACAAGCTGCGCGAAAAGGGCTTCAAGACCACCGATGAGAAAATCACCGCCGGTCTCGCCGCCACGCGCCTGCCCGGCCGCATGGAGCAGGTCTGGGAAGAGCCGCGCATTCTCCTGGACGGCGCCCACAACGCCGCCTCCATCGCCGCCCTCATCAAGTCCATCGGGGCCCACGTCCCGTACGATTCGCTGGTCATGATCTTCGGCTGCGGCGAAGACAAAGACATCCGCGGCATGCTCGAACAGATCAACCTCGGCGCCGACAAAGTCATCTTCACCCGCGCCAAGTCCAACCCCCGCGCCGTCGAACCCCGCGAACTCATGCAGCGCTTCAACGAAGTCTCCGGCAAAATGTCCCAGACCGCCAAGACACTCGAAGACGCCTTCAACCTCGCCGCCCGAGCCGTCGGCCGCGAAGACCTCATCTGCGTCACCGGCAGTTTCTACCTCGTCGGCGAAGCCAAAAAATACCTCGCCGAACTCGCCGCCAAACGCGGCAAAACCCCGACCGGCGCCTAA